CTCAGCTTTCTATGCCTCAAACTCCAGACCCAAACCCAGTTTGTGGCCACCCGCGTTAATGTTCTTCCCATCCAGAAGAGCAGAAAGGGTCAGCTTAATACCTGAAACGAATGAAGAGGGGGAACAAGTTAGAAAGAGAATGATTACAACCAAGACTGCCTACTGTAAACAGTTTTTAGGATTAGCATGTTTTTCCGTGTTTTCTTTTTAgagtagtctcttatgctcaaggctgtatttatttgatcaaaaataaccaGTTAcaagaaacagtaatattgtgaaatattattgcaatttaaaacagctgttttgtaTGGTAAATAtgataaactgtaatttattcctgagattaaagcagaatttttagcatatTTTCTCCAACcttcagtcacacgatccttcagaaatttctGGCAATTTTATAgatgtgtattttaaaaatagctgatttttttgttttgaagaCTGCAAGTATCCAGCttttaacaataatatttttttacaataataagTTTTAAACAACTTCAAGAAGAAATTTGGAACACCaaattcaaaatttcaaaattctAATTTCAAAATTCAAGAATTCAAAaatccaaaatgtcaaaaattctaaattctaaGAACTATGTTAATCAAAATTATGCTTATGTTCCAATCAACTAAGAtcctcaaaacaaaaaacatacacagggtttctgcagattttATGATGACATTTTCACTCCACTGAcaaatatttgttaatttataGCATAAACTCTAACATTAATTCACTTAATACAAGACTTCATATCGTCAGTTTGCATCTGAAATAAAAGTAGGATGTTTTATGGCTATCTTAtagatatgtatttttaaaatagctgatttttttgttttgaattctTAGACTGCAAGTATCCAGCttttaacaataatattttttaacaataatacGTTTTAAACAACTTCAAGAAGAAATCTGGAACACcaaattcaaaatttcaaatttcaaaattcaAGAATTCAAaatccaaaatgtcaaaaattcaaaaatgtcaaaaataaaaatcaaataatccAAAAATTCAAAATGTCAAAAACTCTAAATTCTAAAAACTATGTTAATCAAAATTATGCTAATGTTCCAATCAACTAATAtcctcaaaacaaaaaacatacacagggtttctgcagattttATGATGACATTTTCACTCCACTGACaaatatttgttcatttatagCATAAACTCTAACATTAATTCACTTAATACAAGACTTCATATCGTCAGTTTGCATCTGAAATAAAAGTAGGATGTTTTATGGCTATCTTAtagatatgtatttttaaaatagctgatttttttgttttgaattctTAGACTGCAAGTATCCAGCttttaacaataatatttttttaacaataatacgTTCTAAACAACTTCAAGAAGAAATTTGGAACACCaaattcaaaatttcaaaattctAATTTCAAAATTCAAGaattcaaaaattcaaaaaaaaaaaaaaaaaaatccaaaaatgtcaaaatttctaAATTCTAAAAACTATGTTAATCAAAATTATGCTAATGTTCCAATCAACTAAGATCCTCAAAACGAAAAACAtacacagggtttctgcagattttATGATGACATTTTCACTCCACTGAcaaatatttgttaatttataGCATAAACTCTAACATTAATTCACTTAATACAAGACTTCATATCGTCAGTTTGCATCTGAAATAAAAGTAGGATGTTTTATGGCTATCTTATAGatgtgtatttttaaaatagCTGATTAGAAGAATAGAAGAAATTTGGAACACCAAATTCAAAATTTCAAGATTCAAATATTCAAAAATTCTGATTGTACAGAAAGTGGGTCAGAATTCAAGCTTCTGGTATAAACAGGAAAGAGTGTGTTGGGAATGTTTTTCAGGacgtttagatatttgtattgggGGGGGGGAAGACAATGACTTAGAAATATACTCATACTCATTTTGCAGTGCATACAACATTTAATGCCAATACATTTTAAGTCATTAATTTATGAAAGGTTTAATTAAGACCTGCACAAACCCTGCATACAGTGTAAAAACTATTTTATGTATTGAATTAAAATAAAGATTGCCGTATTTTCGCAAAAGCATACCATTTCATtaaaaaagcatgtttaattcaacGTCTTACTTGACGTTTTTACCAAATTGGATATCAAATGTTTGTTTAGCGTAAGAAAAAACTGCAATAAAACCATTTTGTTAAAAGGTAAATCTGTTGATTATTGCTTTAATTAATgtgattactaaaaaaaaaaacatttttgtactGCATGTTTTTCATTAAAACGTTCAGCTGAGTTATATAAAGGTCTAAACAACTGCAAGCACTGCAACTTATtccaatatattgatttattatcagtgttataaAGCAATGCTGTTTTAGGGTTCTTTGATAGTAAAGACTtcaattgttacaaaagatttccattttgactgaatgctgttcttctgacacttttattaaccaaaaagtaaataaatgtagccttgataagcaaaaaaaaaaaaactaaatgaccAGAAATGTAATGTGAAAATCAGGCACTACAACGCAGATACAACCACAGATATTTACAATATGTCATGACTCAACATGCTTTATCATTTAACACTTTTGTCAAATttttcaaatgtatccacttGAAAAGCATCTTCAAAAAGCAGGACAAAAACTGTCTCAATGTGGACGAAAACCCAAATGTATCtggattacactgcaaaaaatgcttttcttacttcgatttttttgtcgtttccagccaaaatatctacaaattcttaaatcaagaaggattttctaaacaagtaaaaattattgtcttgttttcagaaaaaaacgagtcaaaattaagtgagtttttgtttagaactactaactaatctgccaatggggtaagaaaaaaatcttatttcaaacggaaaacaggattatttttcttaccccatttgcaGACTACTttgattgtttcaagcaaaaagctTCTAGCAATCCATGAAACTGTGATGAGCTGGATCAGGTGGGTTTAATTAGGACtgaaactaaactctgcaggatagtgGCCATTCTGAAGCAGAGGCATAGTCATTTGGAACAGGTTTGATAAACTCGGTGTACCAGATTCACATCTTCAGATACTTACCAGGCTTCAAGGTTTGAGTATATCCCAGGCCGACGAGGCTAGAATTATTCACTTTGGCCTGTAAAGACAGACAAAATGCGTTTGACTGCAAAACTCACTGGATTTCAGCCATTTTTTCCCAAACTGAACATGCTTCAAAGCATCTCATCCAAGCTCTTGTCATTTGTAGGCTACATTCACACTAGATACAGTACAGACTTCTCATTCAGCTGTgcccaaacttttggtctgtactgtagatatgaattcaactgaaaaaaaacttgtgaaacaatatctttcaggtggttaaatagcaaatagcaaatagtggagctctgcagccacctactggtaaaagttatttgtagttgttctttttacttttaaagctggattttccaaaagatgggcaaaaatcttacactaaaccatgtgaaattatccatgttatccccatgaattaaagttagaaatgtgggtcttttataaagtgaattttacataaaagcagtttttgtataaaaacccatttaaaaaaatatttatttattaatttatatatatttaaaaaatatcactaacccactgaaaactgcaaagatgtagagtaaaaactttaataaacagaaaaatataccgtacacaccaaaagtttggacacaccttctctgTACTGTATGTTTGCATGGATTTGCTAATCAAAATAAATCCAATCCAATTTCAGATTCTGAAACTTCTGCTTATATGAACCCTAAATGTTGCAATCTGAATCTCATTCCTGTGCATTACATGCATTTTGAGCCAAACCTCAGCATATACCagctgagctgaaacagtcataGAATGTCAATCATgtcaatatttgatgtttttgctCTAAAATATAACTCAGAATTTTAACTAAACTTATTTAATATTAGCAAAAAGGAGCATTTTTTGCcctcacattttaattttttgtttcaattttgtTTGCATGACACTAAGCTACATCATGCTGTGGAAGCATGCTATTCATCAACACATGCACACAAGTAAGGTTAACCATCCCTTTAGTAAGGGGGATTTTTACAGATTACATTATTATGCCTGGAGGTGCCAAAATGACTGCCTTGATCAGTGAGAAAATAGCATGAACAAAAACTACACATACCGAGAAGGAAGCATCAGCATCAATCTGATACTTGGCAGCGATGCCAAAGCGGGTGTTGCTGTTGCCGGCGGTCCAGGCCAGGTTGACCGCCGTCTCCAGATTATCATTCACTTTTTGGTAAATGGAGCCACCGAATTCTGTTCCATCATTCCTGCGATTTGAAAACACATCAAGACACATGTTTctattaataaaatgtactgaAATGCATTAAGTACACTGCAATTCATCAACTCGGTGATCGTTTGTTTTAAACAATGAATTTCACTTAATCATTTTGACTATATTTCTATTCCAAAAGATATTTCAACTATCATGTTCCAATCAACTAAGATCCTCAAAACGGAAAACATATACAGagtttctgcaggttttatgaTGACATTTTCAAACCCCACTGAcaaatatttgttcttgttttaagcataaattcACCTAATACAAGACTTTATATCATCAGTTTGCTTCTGAAATAAAAGTGGGATGTTTTTATGgcaatttgtgtatttttaaaatattttttttattttgaattctcAGACTGCAAGTATCAAGTTTTTAACAGTAATCTTAAAgaacacaaaattctgaaattcaaaaattcaaaattcaagaatttaaaatttaaacattttaaaaattcaaaaattcTGATTGTACAGAAAGTGGGTCAAAGGTCAAGATTCTGATTTAAACAGGAAATTTGGAGATGTTTTTCAgattgtttagatatttgtattggtaaaaaaaaaaaaaacaacttaaaaaaatactaattttttGCAGTACATACAACATTTTAAGCAAAGACATTTTAAGGGCTTAATTTATGGAAGGTTTAACCCTGcattcaatgtaaaaaaaaaattgtattgtaataaaataaagacTGCAGTATTTTTACAAAAAACATACCATTTCATAAAAAATGTCTTACTTGGTGTTTCTACCAAAAACTATATCAAATGTTTTATAGTCTAAGAAAAAACTGCAATAAAACTATTTTGCTAAAAGATAAACCTGTTGATTATTGCTTTAATTAATCTGATTATTTAACTGTCACTCCCATTTTTTAACATAGACGGCGAAACTGCACTCCcaacttaaatttttataattcatgaacaaaaacattttgtaatatgattttgatgtacatttcccatggtaatgcaatgtctgattttaaaaaggttttcaaaggatgaatttagGGATTTTAAGTTTTCAATTGATTTCTTAGGCATAGGGAAAAAAAGCCAACAAAGAAAGTGTTTCTGTGACAAAGGCCAGATCTCCTATTATGATGTAGATTTTTGAGGTACACTCTTGTCACAAATTAATCTAGTATTTTTCCTAcacaatttgttaaaaaaaaaaaaaaaaaaaaaaaaagagtcttaGACCTTTACTCAACGATACATAGTTTGTCacgattaggatttatttgtaatatggtgAAGTAAATGTAGGTGTCCTGCTGACTGTTAAGAGGTTAAAAAACATGCCAATTTTTAACTGCATATTTTTCAGTAAAAAGGTTGTATTGAGTCTTCGTTATATATAAAGGCCTAAACACAACTGCACACAACTAACTCAATCCTTAAGATTTGAGCTTCATTGATCTAAACAAGCACCAGACATCACCGTCCCACTTCCCGCTGCAAAGCCCTTGACAAATCCAATCGCCAGGGAATAAACGTACATATAAATAACCCACCTTTCTAACCTTGAGACTGCTGGAGACACACAACAGACTCACTAATGTAGATCTGACGATATGGTACCTACACATTTGTGTGGAGCTGAAACTCGTCGGTCTTGTAGCCCACAGCAAAGTTGCTCTGGGTGACCCGGTTCCTCCCAGCCTCAAAAGTCATCTGGTATCCGGCCAGCCAACCCTCAAAGCCCACGACCGCAGCTCCATGAACCGCAGTGCCATTAATGTCATAGTCTACGTCACAGCCCAGGTTGATGTGCTCACGCTGGTAGCTGCTCTTGATCTTTCCACTCTTCTTGCTATGGAAAGTTAGGAGAGAATTTAGTGAAATGTTAGAGGAAACTAAGCTGAGTTTGTGTGGAAAAAACACAACACTGATTGCAAGTCTGTCATCAACTGATATACagcgccttgcaaaagtattcataccccttcatttttttccatgttttgttgcagcatcatgttaaactgctttaaattacttttttccacatctcatacactataatgacaaagtaaatttattagaaataaaaaaactgaatagatcccgttgcataagtattcatacccttttctgggacactcgaaatttagctcaggagcattcatattgcttctagatgttcctacacttggagtggagttaaactgtggcaaattcattggaatgagtctgatttagaaagacacacacctctcagaaaacgtctaacagctgaaaatgcatatcagagcaaaaaccaaggtaactgcctgtagagctcagtgacagacttgcgttaaggcaatgatctagggaaaagttcagaaacaaatctgctgcattgaaggttgacagaagcattctccataatggaagacgattggaacaactaggactctagaaaatgtctggcagcccccatccaagctgacagagcttgagaggtgaaaaggtgaggcaaagaatggcagataattgccaaatgcagatgtg
The genomic region above belongs to Garra rufa chromosome 19, GarRuf1.0, whole genome shotgun sequence and contains:
- the LOC141292206 gene encoding non-selective voltage-gated ion channel VDAC1; its protein translation is MAVPPTYVDLGKSARDIFTKGYGFGLIKLDLKTRSENGLEFKSSGSANTETSKVAGTLETKYKWAEHGLTFTEKWNTDNTLGTEITLEDQLAKGLKLTFDSSFSPNTGKKSGKIKSSYQREHINLGCDVDYDINGTAVHGAAVVGFEGWLAGYQMTFEAGRNRVTQSNFAVGYKTDEFQLHTNVNDGTEFGGSIYQKVNDNLETAVNLAWTAGNSNTRFGIAAKYQIDADASFSAKVNNSSLVGLGYTQTLKPGIKLTLSALLDGKNINAGGHKLGLGLEFEA